TTAGAATATGGATGAAAGCGAACAAATCTGTTTCTGACAATGTTAGTAAGGACATCAAAGAAAGTGGTGTCGCCCCAGATCATTTTATGATACTCGAGCTTTTATATAATAAAGGTCCTCATCCTATTCAACGCATTAGTGAAATTTTTTCTATTCCAAGTGGAAGTATAACTTATGTGGTTGATAAATTGGAACAAAAAGAGTTTGTTAAAAGACAAGCTTGTCCTACTGATCGAAGAGCTTCAAATGTTGTACTTACTGAAAAAGGGGAGTTGTTATTCAACAAAATATTTCCAAAACATGTTGAGACGATTTCAAGTAATTTATCTTTTATCAGCAATGAGGAAAAGGAAACTTTAATCGATTTGTTAAAAAAGATTGGAATGGGTTCTGCAGGACTAAAATAGTGCATATACGATTTGTATATTTAAGAAAACCTTCAACATATAAGTTAAAGGTTTTTTTAATTTAATTATGAAATAAGATTAAACATTCTTTTTTCTCATCATATCTAAAGCATGAACAGGTTGATCTACCTTCATTCTTAAAGTCATCAAAGGATGTCTTGCAACAGCGATTTCAGTTCCTTTGTCGTCCCAGATTTTTTCAACGGTTTGTTTGAAAAACGTTCCATTTGGACCGAAAAATTCAATTTCCTGTCCAACTTTAAAATGATTCCGTTGCTGAATCGTTGCCATTCCTGACTCCTCGTCATAATCTAGAACTAACCCCGCAAAATCAAAATTAACTAATTTATCTTCAGCTTCATAAATATGCTCCCCCGCACCTGGTGTTTTATAAAAGAATCCAGCATTTAATGGACGGTTCGCAGCTTTATGAATTTCATCAAACCATTCTTGTTTTAATTCATAGTTCTCAGGGTTTTCCATATAAGCATCGATGGCTTGACGATATGCATTCACTACTGTCGCTACATAATGAATACTTTTCATACGTCCTTCGATCTTAAAGCTATCTATACCAGATTCAATAAGCTCTGGGATATGCTCAATCATACCTAAATCCTTAGATCCCATTGTAAACGGATCATCTTCATCGACTGTAAACATTGGATGTTTTTCATCACCTTCATATAAATCATAATACCAACGACAAGACTGAGAACATCCACCACGATTTGAATCACGATCCGTAAAATGGTTAGACAACACGCAACGTCCAGAATAAGAAGAACACATCGCACCATGGATAAAGGCTTCAATTTCAATATCTACCTTATCTTTAATTTCAATTATTTCTTCCATGTTCGCTTCACGTGCTAATACAACCCTTGGTAGTCCTTCATCTTTCCAAAATTGCACCGCTTGCCAATTCATCGTTGATTGCTGAGTGCTCAAATGAACCTCTAATTTCGGAGCGACTTTCAATGCTGTATTTACGATAGCTGGATCAGCTGCAATAATAGCAGAAATACCCACTTCTTCCAATTGTTTTAAATACTCCTCTAACCCATCAAAATCCTCATTATGTGCATAAATATTTGTGGCCACGAAAACCTTAGCCCCGTACTTCTTGGCAAATTCTACACCTTGCCTCATTTCCTCTATACTGAAATTATCTGCATTAGAACGTAACCCAAATCTTTGTCCGCCTATATATACCGCATCCGCTCCGTAATGGATTGCAAATTTTAATTTTTCTAAATTTCCCGCAGGTGCTAACAGCTCGGGTTTTTCTAATTTTCTTCTTGTTGAACCCGGTGACTTTTTAGTAAGTACCGTCATCGCTCAACACCTCCTACTCAGTATACTTGCTCTTTAAAAAAGAAACCGTAAGACAATTCACGATCTGGATCTTGTACTTGTTTGATCTTTTCTAACCATTCAGGATTAAACTCGTAGGATTCAGGGTTTTCAAAGTATAAATCTATCGCTTCACGATAACAACGTACAACGGTTTCATTGTATTCAATCGATTTTAACAATCCTTCAATTTTAACACTATCAACAGGCTCTCCCAACACTTCATCTAACACATCAATTGTACAAATATCATCAGCACTCATAATGTGTGTACCATTTTCATCCTCATAAATAGGCAGTTTTAAATCCTGTCTCTCATATTCTACTAAATACAAGTTTCGATCTTTATCGAATTTATCTGTGACTTCATTATTGATATGACCCATATAACTTTTCACTAATTCACGCTTGGAATGGTAAATGTTTGTAATCCCGTGAATTTGAATTTGAGTTTCTAGCTTTAATTTATCGCTAATTTCTTGAATTTCCTCTAAGTTTAACTCTCTAGCTAATGTCATACGAGTAGCACCTTTTGTTCCCCAATAATTAGCTGTTACATAATTTGTAGATGTCATTTCCGTATTCCAATGTAAATTCATTTTAATATTTAGCTGTTTTAAGACTGAAATAATCGCAGGATCACCAAATACGATGGCATCCACTTGATAATCATGTAGAGCTCTTAAATAAGATGGTAATGTTTCCATCTGCGCATTATTAAAGATGTTGTTTACAGCTACATAAATCTTAACCCCTTTTGCATGGGCAATTTGAATTGCTTTTTCGATTTCTTCTAAACTAAAATTACCAGGCAATCTTACTCCGTACTCATTATGCCCAATATTCACTGCATCTGCTCCTGCTTGGATCAATCGCACTAACTCTTCTAAGGAGCCAGCTGTAGCTAACAGCTCTGGTTTTGTTCTCATTTTTTCACCTCGTAAAAGAATGTTCAAGCATTCCCTACTTACCACAAGCTAATTCTCTGGTATCAGTATCATATACTGTTTACGTAGGAGCAGCACTTCAAGTGCTGTTTATTCATGCTGTTATTTCTGTCTGATCACTTTTTTGGGTATATATTGACATAGCCAATCCGTCTCCAATGGAAACAAAGCTAGTTTCTAGTTGTGGATGATTGGCCAACAATTCATTATATTTATTCAGCTTATCAATCATATTGCGAAATCTTGGCTCTAGTTCATCTCGTTCTTTTGTAACAAAACCTTGAAAAAATACATTATCTGAAACAATCACAGCTCCCTGGGTACAATGTTGTAAAGACAACTCTAAAAACTTTGTATATTGCCCTTTAGCCGCATCTATAAAAACAAAATCAAAACTCTCTTGCAAAGTAGGTATCGTGTCAGCTGCATCACCAAGGATGAGTTTCACTCTATCCGACACCCCTGCTTCTTGAAAATTCTGTGCTGCTCGTGTTGCTCGTTTTTCATCCATTTCTAATGTTGTAATTTGTGCCTTAGGTGTAGCTTCTGCCATATGAATTCCAGAATAACCGATTGCAGACCCAATCTCAAGTATATGTTTAGGTTGAATACTTTGCAGTAATACCTTAATAAACTGGATACTCTGAAGCTGTATGTTAGGTATACCTTCTTTTTTTGCTTCCTTTTCTAGCCTTTGCAGAACGTCATTTCGATCTGGAGTCAGTTTCAAAATATACTCATTTATTTGTGGATCTATCATATTTATCACCTTTAATTCTCTTAATTTTGAGCCATTTGTTTACTTTTTTCAATATTTTGCAAATGCCCTGCATAAGTTTCAGCAAATAAATGCTCCTGACTTCCATCTTTTTTTGTTACATAGTAATAATAACTTGTTTCTTCTGGATAAAGAGCCGCTTCTATTGATAAAATACTTGGACTTGCAATGGGCCCAGGTGGTAATCCCTCAACATAATACGTATTATAAGGACTTTCTATCTCTAAGTCCTCATACAATAAACGTTCCTTTGGTTCTTCTAACGCATATTGTACAGTAGCATCAATTTCAAGTTTTATGCTATTATCCCTTATTCTATTATAAATTACACCAGCTACAGTTTTTCTTTCTTCATTCACAACTACTTCTCTTTCAATAAGTGAAGCAATCGTCATCATTTCATGAAAAGAGATACCTTGTGTTTCAAGCTGATCTTGCCAGTTTTCTGGTAAAGTCTGTAATTTCCTATCCAACTCTAAAAGCATCCTTTCAACGATATCCTGTTCACTGCTATCAGCTTTCATTTCATACGTTTCAGGAAAAAGATAACCTTCTAACACATGTTTTAAATTTTCATCTTCTGGTATATTTTTGATGGATTCGCTTAAAAACAACTCGGGTTGCAACAGCAATTCATGTAAAACATCTATGTTAACTAATTGCTCTTGACTCAGCTTGTCCGCAATTTGAGATACAGTATAACCTTCAGGAATTGTGAATTGAATGGTATCAACTACAGTTTCACCATTATTAAATTTTTGAATAATTTCATCAATCGTGATCCCTGGCTTCATTTCATATTCTCCTGCTTGGAAACGTTGCCCTTCACCCTTGAACTTTAAATAATAAGTAAAGGATGTTTGATTTCGAATAAGTCCTTCATTTTCTAAGCGTTTTGCAATTTGTTTTGAATTCATGCCTGCATCAACAATGAAACGTATATTTTCATCTTGTGCTTCAACTGGCTGTAAAGAGCTATACCCATAAAAAGCGCCACCTGCTACGACCCCTACAATTAAAAAAATAATAAAAGATATAATGGACAATACGATTTTTACTTTTTTCCATCTCTTACGGGGTTGATTTTCTTCAACAAACTCTTCTTGATTTTCCAAGGCGAAATTCCTCCTTATAAACAACTTTAATAAAAGATTAAAAGCTCCATTTTCAGCACAAAATTTACTCTCATACGTAGAAAAAAGCGGGCTAGGCCGCTCAATTCTCATTCATTATAGCATATTTTTATTCTTGTAAGTCAGATTCGGTTAGTAACGTATTAAAAGTTTCTTCAACAAGATTCCATTCCTCATCATCATCAATGGTGAAAAGTTTCAGGTCATCCCCATCCTCTTCATAACGGAATGGATACACTTCATCAACTTCTTCATCTTCATTAGCATTCGCATTTTCAGGTACAACCATCATGTATTTTGCACCTGTTTCATGAACTTCAAATTGCATAATAATCTCGAAAGGTTCATCTTCACCCTCATCATTTTTAATAAATATTGATCCTAAATCATCTTCTAGTATTGTTTCGTTATTATTTTCTTCACCCATCATTAAAACCTCCTATATTTAACTATTTTTTTGCATCTAAGTAACTTTGCAAAATAAATACTGCTGCCATTTTATCAATCACTTGTTTTCTTTTTTTTCGGCTCATATTAGCCTCTATTAAAGTGCGTTCAGCTGAAACAGTTGTTAACCTTTCATCCCACATATGAATGGGCAACTCCAACTTTGCTTCAAGAGTTTCACCATATTGAATGCATAGCTGACCACGCTCTCCGATGCTCCCATCCATATTTTTAGGTAATCCAAGAACAATTTCAGATATGTCATATTCTTTTATGATTTCTCGCAACCTGGATATATCTTCTTTTTTGCTCTTTCTTCTAATAACTTCTACACCTTGTGCTGTCCAGCCTAACTCATCACTAACAGCAATACCAATTGTTTTATCCCCGTAATCTAAACCCATTTTTCGCATGCAAAAATCTCCTTAACCCCTGATACATCTCCAAGTTGTAAAAAGCCCGATGGAGAACCATCGGCCTTTGAATTCTAACGATGCTGACTTAAGTATGAACGCACTAATTCTTCAATGAGCTCGTCACGTTCTTGTTTCCCAATCATCGTTCTAGCATTATTATGTCGGGGAATATATGCAGGATCTCCA
The window above is part of the Chengkuizengella sediminis genome. Proteins encoded here:
- a CDS encoding O-methyltransferase, whose protein sequence is MIDPQINEYILKLTPDRNDVLQRLEKEAKKEGIPNIQLQSIQFIKVLLQSIQPKHILEIGSAIGYSGIHMAEATPKAQITTLEMDEKRATRAAQNFQEAGVSDRVKLILGDAADTIPTLQESFDFVFIDAAKGQYTKFLELSLQHCTQGAVIVSDNVFFQGFVTKERDELEPRFRNMIDKLNKYNELLANHPQLETSFVSIGDGLAMSIYTQKSDQTEITA
- a CDS encoding peptidase U32 family protein; the encoded protein is MRTKPELLATAGSLEELVRLIQAGADAVNIGHNEYGVRLPGNFSLEEIEKAIQIAHAKGVKIYVAVNNIFNNAQMETLPSYLRALHDYQVDAIVFGDPAIISVLKQLNIKMNLHWNTEMTSTNYVTANYWGTKGATRMTLARELNLEEIQEISDKLKLETQIQIHGITNIYHSKRELVKSYMGHINNEVTDKFDKDRNLYLVEYERQDLKLPIYEDENGTHIMSADDICTIDVLDEVLGEPVDSVKIEGLLKSIEYNETVVRCYREAIDLYFENPESYEFNPEWLEKIKQVQDPDRELSYGFFFKEQVY
- the ruvX gene encoding Holliday junction resolvase RuvX, producing the protein MRKMGLDYGDKTIGIAVSDELGWTAQGVEVIRRKSKKEDISRLREIIKEYDISEIVLGLPKNMDGSIGERGQLCIQYGETLEAKLELPIHMWDERLTTVSAERTLIEANMSRKKRKQVIDKMAAVFILQSYLDAKK
- a CDS encoding MarR family winged helix-turn-helix transcriptional regulator, which encodes MYRGDEQSELDLRLFRIWMKANKSVSDNVSKDIKESGVAPDHFMILELLYNKGPHPIQRISEIFSIPSGSITYVVDKLEQKEFVKRQACPTDRRASNVVLTEKGELLFNKIFPKHVETISSNLSFISNEEKETLIDLLKKIGMGSAGLK
- the mltG gene encoding endolytic transglycosylase MltG gives rise to the protein MENQEEFVEENQPRKRWKKVKIVLSIISFIIFLIVGVVAGGAFYGYSSLQPVEAQDENIRFIVDAGMNSKQIAKRLENEGLIRNQTSFTYYLKFKGEGQRFQAGEYEMKPGITIDEIIQKFNNGETVVDTIQFTIPEGYTVSQIADKLSQEQLVNIDVLHELLLQPELFLSESIKNIPEDENLKHVLEGYLFPETYEMKADSSEQDIVERMLLELDRKLQTLPENWQDQLETQGISFHEMMTIASLIEREVVVNEERKTVAGVIYNRIRDNSIKLEIDATVQYALEEPKERLLYEDLEIESPYNTYYVEGLPPGPIASPSILSIEAALYPEETSYYYYVTKKDGSQEHLFAETYAGHLQNIEKSKQMAQN
- a CDS encoding DUF1292 domain-containing protein; amino-acid sequence: MGEENNNETILEDDLGSIFIKNDEGEDEPFEIIMQFEVHETGAKYMMVVPENANANEDEEVDEVYPFRYEEDGDDLKLFTIDDDEEWNLVEETFNTLLTESDLQE
- a CDS encoding peptidase U32 family protein, giving the protein MTVLTKKSPGSTRRKLEKPELLAPAGNLEKLKFAIHYGADAVYIGGQRFGLRSNADNFSIEEMRQGVEFAKKYGAKVFVATNIYAHNEDFDGLEEYLKQLEEVGISAIIAADPAIVNTALKVAPKLEVHLSTQQSTMNWQAVQFWKDEGLPRVVLAREANMEEIIEIKDKVDIEIEAFIHGAMCSSYSGRCVLSNHFTDRDSNRGGCSQSCRWYYDLYEGDEKHPMFTVDEDDPFTMGSKDLGMIEHIPELIESGIDSFKIEGRMKSIHYVATVVNAYRQAIDAYMENPENYELKQEWFDEIHKAANRPLNAGFFYKTPGAGEHIYEAEDKLVNFDFAGLVLDYDEESGMATIQQRNHFKVGQEIEFFGPNGTFFKQTVEKIWDDKGTEIAVARHPLMTLRMKVDQPVHALDMMRKKNV